The Helicobacter canis genomic sequence ACTATTGTCCTTGCTTGTGCTGGCGCGGAGCTGCTCGATAATCCCATCTAGCTCATCAAGCCGCTCCTTTAAGCGTAGGATAATATCCACGCCAGCAAGATTTACGCCCAAATCGCGCGTGAGCCGCAAAATCGTCTTGATTTTATCAATATCGCGCTGGGAGTATAGGCGCATTTTGCCCTCTGTCCTGCCGGGCTCGATCAAGCCTTCCTTTTCATATTGGCGTAGGGTTTGGGGGTGGATTTCTAGGATT encodes the following:
- a CDS encoding heat shock protein transcriptional repressor HspR, whose protein sequence is MYSYDEPVYLISVVAKILEIHPQTLRQYEKEGLIEPGRTEGKMRLYSQRDIDKIKTILRLTRDLGVNLAGVDIILRLKERLDELDGIIEQLRASTSKDNSVTIKQSSYELMIFKGK